Proteins encoded together in one Triticum dicoccoides isolate Atlit2015 ecotype Zavitan chromosome 7B, WEW_v2.0, whole genome shotgun sequence window:
- the LOC119341625 gene encoding nucleotide-sugar uncharacterized transporter 2-like isoform X2 translates to MGLWEFILRGGGQRFIKRKGSDAGEAGRAMEELRGSLYNEFHTSEGAKRQQQRFCGPGVALTFNFVVSVWIIMANKMVMGSIGFNFPVALSLIHYIAAWVLMAVLRALYLMPIAPPSKPTPFSSLFALGAVMSFSTGLANISLKHNSVGFYQMAKIAVTPTIVAAEFILLKKGVSFRKVITLVIVSFGVAVATVTDLEFNFFGACVAVAWIIPSAINKILWSNLQQSGNWTALALMWKTTPITIFFFLVLMPLMDPPGLLYFNWNFKNSCAVMISALLGFLLQWSGALALG, encoded by the exons ATGGGACTATGGGAGTTCATCCTGCGCGGCGGCGGCCAGCGGTTCATCAAGCGCAAGGGCAGCGACGCCGGCGAGGCTG GCCGGGCAATGGAGGAGCTGAGAGGTTCTCTCTACAATGAATTTCATACTTCGGAAGGGGCTAAGCGACAGCAGCAGAGGTTTTGTGGCCCGGGTGTCGCGCTAACATTCAACTTTGTGGTTTCTGTTTGGATCATCATGGCAAACAAAATG GTGATGGGTAGCATTGGGTTTAACTTCCCAGTTGCACTGTCTCTAATTCATTACATAGCTGCCTGGGTCCTCATGGCTGTCCTGAGGGCATTATACTTGATGCCCATCGCTCCTCCTTCGAAACCCACTCCTTTCTCCTCATTATTCGCTTTGGGTGCTGTGATGTCTTTTTCCACCGGACTTGCTAATATCAGCTTAAAGCATAATAG TGTAGGGTTTTATCAAATGGCTAAGATAGCTGTAACTCCAACCATAGTTGCAGCAGAATTTAttcttctcaagaaaggtgtttccTTTCGAAAG GTTATCACACTAGTTATAGTGTCATTTGGTGTGGCTGTAGCAACCGTTACTGATTTGGAGTTCAACTTTTTTGGTGCTTGTGTAGCAGTAGCTTGGATCATTCCTAGTGCTATAAACAAGATCCTGTGGTCAAATCTGCAACAGAGTGGAAACTGGACTGCTCTTGC GTTGATGTGGAAGACAACCCCAATTACGATATTTTTCTTTCTTGTCCTGATGCCTTTGATGGATCCTCCGGGATTGTTGTATTTCAACTGGAATTTCAAGAACAGCTGTGCAGTTATGATATCTGCTTTGCTTGGTTTTCTTCTTCAGTGGTCGGGTGCTTTGGCACTTGGGTGA
- the LOC119341625 gene encoding nucleotide-sugar uncharacterized transporter 2-like isoform X1 has translation MGLWEFILRGGGQRFIKRKGSDAGEAGRAMEELRGSLYNEFHTSEGAKRQQQRFCGPGVALTFNFVVSVWIIMANKMVMGSIGFNFPVALSLIHYIAAWVLMAVLRALYLMPIAPPSKPTPFSSLFALGAVMSFSTGLANISLKHNSVGFYQMAKIAVTPTIVAAEFILLKKGVSFRKVITLVIVSFGVAVATVTDLEFNFFGACVAVAWIIPSAINKILWSNLQQSGNWTALALMWKTTPITIFFFLVLMPLMDPPGLLYFNWNFKNSCAVMISALLGFLLQWSGALALGATSALSHVVLGQFKTIVIMLSGFLLFKSDPGLTSLYGAVIALGGMSVYTYLGLKESTTGGKRIPSASRQSSLSLKSKVIIDEEKPETRPVDSV, from the exons ATGGGACTATGGGAGTTCATCCTGCGCGGCGGCGGCCAGCGGTTCATCAAGCGCAAGGGCAGCGACGCCGGCGAGGCTG GCCGGGCAATGGAGGAGCTGAGAGGTTCTCTCTACAATGAATTTCATACTTCGGAAGGGGCTAAGCGACAGCAGCAGAGGTTTTGTGGCCCGGGTGTCGCGCTAACATTCAACTTTGTGGTTTCTGTTTGGATCATCATGGCAAACAAAATG GTGATGGGTAGCATTGGGTTTAACTTCCCAGTTGCACTGTCTCTAATTCATTACATAGCTGCCTGGGTCCTCATGGCTGTCCTGAGGGCATTATACTTGATGCCCATCGCTCCTCCTTCGAAACCCACTCCTTTCTCCTCATTATTCGCTTTGGGTGCTGTGATGTCTTTTTCCACCGGACTTGCTAATATCAGCTTAAAGCATAATAG TGTAGGGTTTTATCAAATGGCTAAGATAGCTGTAACTCCAACCATAGTTGCAGCAGAATTTAttcttctcaagaaaggtgtttccTTTCGAAAG GTTATCACACTAGTTATAGTGTCATTTGGTGTGGCTGTAGCAACCGTTACTGATTTGGAGTTCAACTTTTTTGGTGCTTGTGTAGCAGTAGCTTGGATCATTCCTAGTGCTATAAACAAGATCCTGTGGTCAAATCTGCAACAGAGTGGAAACTGGACTGCTCTTGC GTTGATGTGGAAGACAACCCCAATTACGATATTTTTCTTTCTTGTCCTGATGCCTTTGATGGATCCTCCGGGATTGTTGTATTTCAACTGGAATTTCAAGAACAGCTGTGCAGTTATGATATCTGCTTTGCTTGGTTTTCTTCTTCAGTGGTCGGGTGCTTTGGCACTTGG TGCAACCTCGGCTCTATCTCATGTTGTGCTAGGCCAATTCAAGACTATCGTCATAATGCTCTCTGGGTTTCTGTTATTTAAATCTGATCCTGGACTCACCAGTCTTTATGGAGCTGTCATTGCACTAGGAGGCATGTCAGTCTACACTTACCTAGGGCTAAAAGAGTCAACCACCGGTGGTAAGAGAATTCCATCAGCATCTAGGCAGAGTTCTCTCTCACTGAAGTCCAAGGTTATAATAGACGAAGAAAAGCCAGAAACAAGACCTGTGGACTCTGTCTAA